In Bacilli bacterium PM5-9, a genomic segment contains:
- a CDS encoding uncharacterized protein YjbK (product_source=COG4116; cath_funfam=1.20.5.340; cog=COG4116; pfam=PF01928; smart=SM01118; superfamily=55154) has product MKEEIEIEYKQLLLESEYNKIKNDILKQEHKIIEHENFYFETKTKDLKKRKQALRIRVSQNYIEICLKTQRENDLLENNILISKNEFDSIYQDNTLIYNYDLDLPKGLYLIGSLKTNRIEHVIRDGLICLDMSTYNNKKDYEIEFEANDYNKEQAFINYLDSFAIKYKPNHKSKIQRFSEEIGL; this is encoded by the coding sequence GTGAAAGAAGAAATAGAAATAGAGTACAAACAACTTTTATTAGAAAGTGAGTACAACAAAATTAAAAATGATATTTTAAAACAAGAACATAAAATAATTGAACATGAGAATTTTTATTTTGAAACTAAAACTAAAGATTTGAAAAAAAGAAAACAAGCATTAAGAATAAGAGTGTCGCAAAATTATATTGAAATTTGTTTGAAAACACAAAGAGAAAATGATCTTCTTGAAAATAATATTTTAATTAGTAAAAATGAGTTTGATAGCATTTATCAAGATAATACATTAATTTATAATTATGATTTAGATTTACCAAAAGGTTTATATCTAATAGGATCACTAAAAACAAATAGAATAGAGCATGTTATCAGAGATGGTCTTATCTGTTTGGATATGTCTACATATAATAATAAAAAAGATTATGAGATAGAGTTTGAAGCTAATGATTATAATAAAGAACAAGCTTTTATTAATTATCTAGATAGTTTTGCGATTAAGTATAAACCAAATCATAAAAGTAAAATTCAAAGATTTAGCGAAGAAATAGGGTTATAA